In Leuconostocaceae bacterium ESL0723, the following proteins share a genomic window:
- a CDS encoding manganese catalase family protein — MFTHTRKLQFNAKPDRPDPLMARRFQEALGGQWGETTGMMSYLSQGWSSTGDPKYKDLLLDTGTEEIGHVEMISTMIGYLLEDAPFAGDDQKDPEKERIMAGMDPEHSLVHGLNASLNNPNGSAWNAGYVTSSGNLVADMRFNVVRESEARLQVSRLYYMTEDEGVRDMLKFLLARETQHQLQFMKAQEELEEKYGLIVPGDMGDIEHKEFTHVLMSFSDGEGSKAFEGQTAKDGQKFTYEEHPEAMGGIPDVKPGDPRLKNNQG; from the coding sequence ATGTTTACACACACACGCAAGTTACAGTTCAACGCTAAGCCGGACCGTCCCGATCCTTTGATGGCCCGCCGCTTCCAAGAAGCCTTGGGCGGTCAGTGGGGTGAAACGACTGGCATGATGTCATACCTGTCACAGGGTTGGTCATCAACCGGTGACCCTAAGTACAAGGACCTCCTCTTGGATACTGGGACGGAAGAGATTGGCCACGTGGAAATGATTTCAACCATGATTGGCTACCTGTTGGAAGACGCACCCTTCGCTGGTGACGACCAAAAGGATCCTGAAAAGGAGCGCATCATGGCCGGCATGGACCCTGAGCATTCCCTCGTTCACGGTTTGAACGCCAGCTTGAACAACCCTAACGGGTCCGCTTGGAACGCCGGTTACGTAACTTCAAGTGGTAACTTAGTTGCGGACATGCGCTTTAACGTGGTTCGTGAATCTGAAGCCCGCCTGCAGGTTTCCCGTCTCTACTACATGACCGAAGATGAAGGCGTGCGCGACATGCTTAAGTTCCTCCTGGCCCGTGAAACCCAGCACCAGCTGCAGTTCATGAAGGCCCAGGAAGAACTGGAAGAGAAGTACGGCCTGATTGTCCCTGGTGACATGGGCGACATCGAGCACAAGGAATTCACCCACGTGCTGATGAGCTTCTCTGATGGTGAAGGTTCAAAGGCCTTTGAAGGTCAGACTGCCAAGGATGGTCAGAAATTTACTTACGAAGAGCACCCTGAAGCCATGGGCGGTATACCTGACGTTAAGCCAGGTGACCCTCGTCTGAAGAACAACCAGGGCTAA
- the hxlA gene encoding 3-hexulose-6-phosphate synthase, giving the protein MKLQLAIDLVDVDGAIDLIEQTKDSVDIFEYGTPLVINFGLEGLQKIRDKFPDITLLADLKIMDVASYEVDQAFKYGADITTILGVAEDQSIKDAVAAAHKAGKEILVDMIAVHDVAKRAREIDAMGADYIGTHTGYDLQAKGEQPFETFNTIKENVTKTKTAIAGGIKLSAMDEIKAANPDLLIVGGGIATTDNPGQAAKEFKEELA; this is encoded by the coding sequence TTGAAATTACAACTCGCAATTGACTTAGTTGACGTAGATGGTGCCATTGATCTGATTGAACAGACCAAGGACAGCGTGGATATCTTCGAATACGGCACGCCTTTGGTGATTAACTTTGGCTTGGAAGGGCTGCAGAAGATCCGCGATAAGTTCCCAGATATCACCTTGCTGGCTGATTTGAAGATTATGGATGTGGCCAGTTACGAGGTTGACCAGGCCTTCAAGTACGGTGCTGACATCACCACTATCCTAGGGGTGGCTGAAGATCAGTCGATTAAGGATGCCGTGGCTGCTGCTCACAAGGCTGGTAAGGAAATCCTGGTGGACATGATTGCGGTCCATGACGTGGCTAAGCGGGCCCGTGAAATCGATGCCATGGGGGCTGACTACATCGGCACCCACACCGGCTACGATTTGCAGGCCAAGGGGGAGCAACCCTTTGAGACCTTCAACACCATTAAGGAAAACGTAACCAAGACCAAGACGGCGATTGCCGGTGGGATTAAGTTATCAGCCATGGATGAAATTAAGGCCGCTAACCCGGACCTGCTGATTGTTGGTGGGGGCATTGCCACCACTGATAACCCTGGCCAGGCTGCTAAGGAATTTAAGGAAGAGTTGGCTTAA
- a CDS encoding alpha/beta hydrolase: MQLKAKTIEVNRHRLNIFENEIGAGKPTFVFLSGMGIGAAYYDFYRLTEELSDYHLVLVDLLGHGLNIQGQAFTERNATNIQAELAEVLKNYAGENTAVVAHSFMGVYLNLLLQNNRPKLGGLVFIDPTVPAALLNQPAAIQSGLTEAQAAQKLHRQGQPLPRPDADLDPALPEGLAQAAQELYLSTSGSALEINELENALATARLAQDLTIPANYPTLNFMSSLNHRDYLNFGNPYFNEQERSAAVLLNGHHFLHWLHPRFMAASITNFLAH; the protein is encoded by the coding sequence ATGCAGTTAAAAGCTAAAACAATTGAGGTCAACAGGCACCGGTTAAATATCTTTGAAAATGAGATTGGGGCTGGAAAGCCTACCTTCGTCTTCCTAAGTGGAATGGGCATTGGCGCGGCCTACTATGATTTCTACCGTCTGACTGAGGAACTGAGTGATTATCACCTAGTCTTGGTCGACCTGCTGGGTCACGGTCTTAACATCCAGGGCCAAGCTTTCACAGAGCGGAATGCCACCAATATCCAGGCAGAGTTGGCTGAAGTCCTGAAAAATTACGCCGGTGAAAATACCGCGGTCGTGGCCCACAGCTTCATGGGGGTCTACCTAAATCTCCTCCTGCAAAACAACCGGCCCAAATTAGGCGGTCTAGTCTTCATCGACCCGACGGTTCCAGCCGCCCTACTCAACCAACCGGCTGCTATCCAGTCTGGCCTGACCGAGGCCCAAGCTGCACAAAAATTACACCGCCAGGGACAGCCCCTGCCCCGGCCGGATGCTGACCTTGATCCGGCCCTGCCCGAAGGCCTCGCCCAGGCTGCCCAAGAACTTTACCTGAGTACTTCTGGCAGTGCCCTGGAAATTAACGAACTCGAAAATGCGCTGGCCACGGCGCGGCTGGCACAGGATTTGACCATCCCCGCTAACTATCCGACCCTGAACTTTATGTCCAGCCTTAACCACCGGGACTATCTTAACTTTGGCAACCCTTACTTTAATGAACAGGAGCGGTCAGCCGCAGTGTTGCTAAACGGCCACCACTTTCTCCACTGGCTCCACCCCCGCTTCATGGCCGCCAGCATCACTAATTTTTTGGCACATTAA
- a CDS encoding SIS domain-containing protein, with protein sequence MTWQDILKELAENSDQAVTEADLERIKAAPRIFVAGAGRSGLAAKAFAMRLMQLGKTAFVAGETTTPALADGDILILVSSSGETSSLVRMAETAGRVGASVWLWSTSQDNTLARSATQVTLLAGKGKFAGQTTGTRQPLGTLFEQSAWLLGDLLTVAYMHRYQIDEADLKARHANLE encoded by the coding sequence ATGACCTGGCAGGATATTTTAAAGGAACTGGCTGAGAACTCAGACCAGGCGGTTACCGAGGCTGACCTGGAACGGATTAAGGCCGCTCCACGAATTTTTGTGGCCGGTGCCGGGCGTTCTGGCTTGGCAGCCAAGGCCTTTGCCATGCGGTTGATGCAGTTAGGTAAGACCGCCTTTGTGGCGGGTGAAACTACGACGCCAGCCCTGGCAGACGGTGATATCCTAATTCTAGTCTCCTCATCCGGTGAAACCAGCAGCTTGGTTAGGATGGCTGAGACTGCTGGTCGGGTGGGTGCTTCGGTCTGGCTCTGGTCAACCAGTCAGGACAATACTTTGGCTAGGTCGGCTACGCAGGTCACCCTCTTAGCTGGTAAGGGTAAGTTTGCCGGTCAAACGACTGGCACTAGACAGCCCCTGGGTACCTTGTTTGAACAGTCCGCCTGGCTTCTTGGCGACTTGCTAACCGTGGCTTACATGCACCGTTATCAGATTGATGAAGCGGACCTAAAAGCCCGCCACGCTAACTTAGAATAA
- a CDS encoding NAD(P)H-binding protein, giving the protein MKILVTGATGHLGHTALETLRDLVPQEDLFALVRTAEKGSRLEEEGYQIRVSDYDDEQTLAAAFDGIDRLLFVSGSDVNHRRAQHENIVTAAKEAGVSYIAYTSFANAQQADSPLADDHKYTEKLIEDAGIDHTFLRNNWYLDNEVPVLQAALKTGEFVEAGGNGQAGWMLRSEYAEIAGRAVSGRFDFPAIAELGGPLQTYQQLAQALQEAAGEDLEVKAVDQAESAAFLEKNLGLPAEVAGFIAASQGIVASGDLAVPADDMEKYLGRPLLSTVASLKALLDLK; this is encoded by the coding sequence ATGAAGATTTTAGTTACTGGTGCAACTGGCCACTTGGGCCACACTGCCTTAGAAACTTTGCGTGACCTGGTACCCCAGGAAGATTTGTTTGCCCTGGTACGGACGGCTGAAAAGGGTAGCCGTTTGGAAGAAGAGGGCTACCAGATTCGGGTCAGTGATTACGATGATGAGCAGACCCTGGCGGCTGCCTTTGATGGCATTGACCGCCTGCTCTTTGTCTCCGGTTCAGATGTCAACCACCGCCGGGCTCAGCACGAAAACATCGTGACCGCTGCCAAAGAGGCCGGGGTTAGCTACATTGCCTACACCAGCTTTGCTAATGCCCAGCAGGCTGACTCACCCCTGGCTGACGACCACAAGTACACGGAGAAGCTGATCGAAGATGCTGGCATTGACCACACCTTCCTACGCAATAACTGGTACCTGGACAATGAGGTGCCGGTGTTGCAGGCTGCACTGAAGACTGGTGAATTTGTTGAAGCCGGTGGTAATGGCCAGGCTGGCTGGATGCTCCGTTCTGAATATGCTGAGATTGCCGGTCGGGCAGTTTCTGGCCGCTTTGATTTCCCCGCCATTGCGGAATTGGGTGGACCCTTGCAGACCTATCAGCAATTAGCTCAAGCCCTTCAAGAAGCTGCGGGTGAAGACTTAGAGGTCAAGGCTGTTGATCAAGCTGAATCCGCGGCTTTCTTGGAAAAGAATCTCGGCCTGCCTGCTGAAGTGGCCGGTTTCATTGCCGCTTCACAAGGGATTGTGGCTTCCGGTGATTTGGCGGTGCCAGCCGATGATATGGAAAAGTATCTGGGCCGGCCACTCTTATCCACAGTCGCTTCTTTGAAGGCGCTCTTGGACTTGAAGTAA